In the genome of Rhizobium etli 8C-3, one region contains:
- the plsX gene encoding phosphate acyltransferase PlsX, translating to MIRISLDLMGGDFGPEVVIPGAAKALERHPDISFVFFGLKEQCDPVLAKFAKVREKSVFHDCELAVRMDEKPSQALRRGRYISTMWRSIEAVKTGDADVAVSAGNTGALMAMAKFCLRTMANIERPAIAAIWPTLRGESIVLDVGATIGADSQQLMDFALMGGAMARALFELERPTIGLLNVGVEEVKGQEEVKEAGRLLREANIDSLEYSGFVEGDDIGKGTVDVVVTEGFSGNIALKAAEGTAKQMAAYLRAAMSRTLLARIGYLFAKSAFDMLREKMDPSKVNGGVFLGLNGIVIKSHGGANADGIAAAIEVGYDMAKNGLNQKIENDLKKYHAKRLPPMGPEAA from the coding sequence GTGATCAGAATATCTCTCGACCTCATGGGTGGCGACTTTGGTCCCGAGGTTGTCATCCCCGGTGCCGCGAAAGCGTTGGAACGGCATCCAGATATCTCCTTCGTCTTTTTTGGCCTGAAAGAGCAGTGCGATCCTGTTCTCGCCAAGTTTGCGAAAGTCAGGGAAAAGTCGGTCTTCCACGATTGCGAACTTGCCGTTCGCATGGACGAGAAGCCCAGCCAGGCGCTGCGCCGCGGCCGCTACATTTCCACCATGTGGCGCTCGATCGAGGCCGTGAAGACGGGCGACGCGGATGTGGCCGTTTCGGCGGGAAACACCGGCGCGCTGATGGCCATGGCAAAGTTCTGTCTGCGCACGATGGCCAACATCGAGCGCCCGGCGATTGCGGCCATTTGGCCGACGCTGCGGGGCGAGAGCATTGTTCTCGATGTCGGGGCGACGATCGGGGCCGATTCTCAACAGTTGATGGATTTCGCCCTGATGGGTGGCGCCATGGCACGCGCCCTCTTCGAACTCGAACGGCCGACGATCGGCCTTCTGAACGTCGGTGTCGAAGAGGTCAAGGGCCAGGAAGAAGTCAAGGAAGCAGGCCGGCTGCTTCGCGAGGCCAACATAGATTCGCTCGAATATTCCGGGTTCGTCGAAGGCGATGACATCGGGAAAGGCACCGTCGATGTCGTCGTGACCGAAGGCTTTTCCGGCAATATCGCCTTGAAGGCGGCAGAAGGTACGGCAAAACAAATGGCCGCATATCTGCGTGCTGCGATGTCGCGCACGCTGCTTGCCAGGATCGGCTATCTCTTTGCCAAGAGTGCTTTCGACATGCTTCGCGAAAAGATGGACCCGAGCAAAGTCAACGGCGGCGTATTCCTTGGTCTCAACGGCATTGTCATCAAGAGCCATGGCGGCGCCAATGCAGACGGCATCGCTGCTGCCATCGAGGTCGGCTATGATATGGCCAAGAATGGCCTCAATCAGAAAATAGAAAACGATCTTAAGAAATATCATGCCAAGCGGTTACCCCCGATGGGGCCGGAAGCCGCATGA
- a CDS encoding beta-ketoacyl-ACP synthase III translates to MIRSVVRGFGAALPKRVMTNREMEDVVDTSDEWIVQRTGIRQRHIASDDETTSSLGERAARAALDKAGLTPSDIDLIICATSTPDNTFPATAVNIQNRLGMHHGFAFDVQAVCTGFVYAVTTADAYIRGGLARRALVIGAETFSRILDWNDRTTCVLFGDGAGAIVIEAAEGEGTTADRGILTAHLRSDGSHKEKLFVDGGPSTTGTVGKLRMEGREVFKYAVGMITDVIQAAFDSTGTTAEDLDWLVPHQANRRIIDGSAKKLHIAPEKVVITVDMHGNTSAASIPLALATAAGDGRIKKGDLVMLEAMGGGFTWGALLLRW, encoded by the coding sequence ATGATCCGTTCAGTGGTTCGCGGGTTCGGAGCCGCACTTCCGAAACGCGTAATGACCAATCGCGAGATGGAAGATGTCGTCGATACGTCTGACGAATGGATCGTCCAGCGCACCGGCATCCGCCAGCGACATATCGCAAGCGATGACGAAACCACGTCTTCGCTTGGCGAGCGGGCTGCGCGTGCGGCGCTCGACAAGGCCGGCCTGACGCCTTCCGATATCGATCTCATCATCTGCGCCACCTCGACGCCGGACAACACCTTCCCGGCCACGGCGGTCAATATCCAGAACCGTCTCGGCATGCACCACGGCTTCGCCTTCGACGTTCAGGCAGTCTGCACAGGCTTTGTCTATGCCGTGACGACGGCCGACGCCTATATCCGTGGCGGCCTCGCCAGGCGTGCCCTCGTGATCGGTGCGGAAACCTTCTCGCGCATCCTCGACTGGAACGACCGCACCACCTGCGTGCTGTTCGGCGACGGCGCCGGCGCGATCGTGATCGAGGCTGCCGAAGGGGAGGGTACGACAGCTGATCGAGGCATCCTGACGGCGCATCTTCGCTCCGATGGCTCGCACAAGGAGAAACTTTTCGTCGATGGCGGCCCGTCTACCACCGGCACGGTCGGCAAGCTGCGCATGGAAGGCCGCGAAGTCTTCAAATATGCCGTCGGCATGATCACTGACGTAATCCAGGCCGCCTTCGATTCGACCGGCACGACCGCAGAAGATCTCGACTGGCTGGTGCCGCACCAGGCCAACCGTCGCATCATCGACGGATCCGCCAAGAAGCTGCACATCGCCCCGGAGAAGGTCGTCATCACAGTCGATATGCACGGCAACACCTCAGCCGCCTCGATCCCGCTCGCACTTGCCACTGCAGCAGGGGATGGACGCATCAAGAAAGGCGATCTGGTGATGCTGGAGGCAATGGGCGGCGGCTTCACCTGGGGTGCTTTGCTGCTGCGCTGGTGA
- a CDS encoding integration host factor subunit alpha — MSGKTVTRADLAESVFRKVGLSRTESAELVETVLDEICNAIVRGETVKLSSFATFQVRDKNERIGRNPKTGEEVPISPRRVMTFKASNVLKTRILKAHTLRKVKQKPANPAM; from the coding sequence ATGAGCGGAAAGACAGTGACGCGAGCAGACCTGGCGGAATCGGTTTTCCGGAAGGTCGGTCTCTCCAGGACCGAATCCGCCGAACTCGTCGAGACCGTCCTCGACGAAATCTGCAACGCCATCGTCCGTGGCGAAACCGTCAAGCTTTCCTCCTTCGCAACCTTCCAGGTCCGCGATAAGAACGAGCGCATCGGCCGCAATCCCAAGACGGGCGAAGAAGTGCCGATCTCGCCCCGCCGGGTGATGACCTTCAAGGCTTCGAACGTCCTGAAGACCCGTATTCTCAAGGCGCACACCCTGCGCAAGGTCAAGCAGAAGCCCGCAAATCCTGCCATGTAA
- a CDS encoding DUF1236 domain-containing protein translates to MRKTMLATAAATLTVCSAALAQSTIIVDPAPTGSIVLPGEVRTYVMEQQVPSVVYEGDVVVGTTLPETVEIHEVPEMDGYAYTVVNNRRVIVEPQTHRVIQILE, encoded by the coding sequence ATGCGCAAGACCATGCTGGCTACGGCCGCCGCAACGCTGACGGTCTGCTCTGCCGCCCTCGCGCAGAGTACGATAATCGTCGACCCCGCGCCCACCGGCTCCATCGTGCTGCCGGGGGAAGTTCGCACCTATGTGATGGAGCAGCAGGTCCCTTCTGTCGTCTATGAGGGCGACGTCGTTGTTGGAACGACGCTTCCGGAAACCGTCGAAATTCACGAGGTCCCGGAGATGGACGGCTATGCTTATACAGTCGTCAACAATCGCAGGGTAATCGTCGAACCCCAGACGCACCGCGTCATCCAGATTCTCGAGTGA
- a CDS encoding HAD-IA family hydrolase, whose product MDGTLLNSIAVVERVWGDWAKDHGLEPEVFLKTIHGVRASDTIRQLALPGVDAVLEAKKLLIEEMADVDGIVQIPGAIRFLDGIPADRWAIVTSAPFELAKRRMAAAGIPMPKVIVTGEEVQAGKPSPECYLLGASRLGVDPKRCLVFEDAVAGILAGEGAGADVTVITATHATPFETPHFSIADYEAWTVETVGGIGIGIVGA is encoded by the coding sequence ATGGACGGCACGCTGCTTAACTCGATAGCGGTCGTCGAGCGTGTCTGGGGCGATTGGGCAAAGGATCACGGCCTCGAGCCGGAAGTGTTCCTGAAGACGATCCACGGCGTGCGTGCCAGTGACACCATCCGTCAACTGGCACTTCCTGGTGTGGATGCGGTGCTTGAAGCGAAAAAACTGTTGATCGAGGAAATGGCAGACGTCGACGGTATCGTGCAGATCCCCGGCGCAATCCGCTTTCTGGACGGCATTCCCGCCGACAGATGGGCTATCGTGACTTCCGCCCCATTTGAACTCGCCAAGCGACGCATGGCCGCCGCCGGTATCCCGATGCCGAAGGTCATCGTCACCGGCGAGGAAGTCCAGGCAGGCAAGCCCAGCCCCGAATGCTACCTGCTCGGCGCCAGCCGCCTGGGTGTCGATCCGAAACGCTGCTTGGTCTTTGAAGACGCGGTTGCGGGCATACTTGCGGGAGAAGGTGCAGGAGCCGATGTGACCGTCATTACCGCGACACATGCCACGCCCTTCGAAACGCCGCATTTCTCGATTGCGGATTACGAGGCATGGACCGTAGAGACAGTCGGCGGCATCGGCATCGGAATCGTCGGAGCCTAA
- a CDS encoding MerR family transcriptional regulator has translation MDKSPDAFRTISEVADDLDLPQHVLRFWETRFPQIKPMKRGGGRRYYRPEDVDLLKGIRHLLYDHGYTIKGVQKLLKTNGNKFVVAVAQGDLASVEALAAGGRDSAPGEPRVGIAEEDQLVGRAKPPITRRFFNFVAGDDDQSEVSIGKSSVSKEDRALLQEALYDLLECKRLLDQVR, from the coding sequence TTGGACAAGAGCCCCGATGCTTTCCGAACAATCAGCGAAGTTGCTGACGATCTCGATCTGCCGCAACACGTTCTGCGTTTTTGGGAAACGCGCTTTCCGCAGATAAAGCCGATGAAAAGGGGCGGAGGGCGCCGCTATTACCGGCCGGAAGACGTGGATCTGCTGAAGGGTATCCGGCATCTCCTTTACGACCACGGCTATACGATCAAGGGCGTTCAGAAGCTCCTGAAGACCAACGGCAACAAGTTCGTCGTCGCTGTCGCGCAGGGTGATCTTGCCAGCGTCGAGGCGCTTGCCGCCGGTGGCAGGGACAGCGCCCCGGGCGAACCGCGCGTCGGCATTGCGGAGGAGGATCAACTGGTCGGCCGTGCAAAGCCGCCGATTACCCGCCGCTTCTTCAATTTCGTCGCCGGTGACGACGATCAGTCTGAAGTTTCGATCGGCAAGTCGAGCGTCAGCAAGGAGGACAGGGCGCTTCTGCAGGAGGCACTCTACGATCTTCTGGAATGCAAGCGCCTTCTCGATCAGGTGCGCTAA
- a CDS encoding YceD family protein, whose product MKHRSDDIPFSYLVKVGHISANPVEVHLKADEKERKALAERWDVLSVDDLHADLQINRWKKDGIRVKGRVQAKIVQACVVTLDPVPADIDEHFEQIYVPENSKLARHPANDAGEMVLDPDGPDLPETFAGDTIDAGEVVMEFAALAIDPYPRRKGAEFSGHMEDTGENDKKPSAFAVLKDWQKD is encoded by the coding sequence ATGAAACATCGCAGTGACGACATTCCATTTTCCTACCTTGTCAAGGTCGGCCATATCTCGGCAAACCCTGTCGAAGTTCACCTCAAAGCGGACGAGAAGGAGCGGAAGGCGCTTGCCGAACGCTGGGATGTTCTGTCCGTCGACGATCTGCATGCGGATCTGCAGATCAATCGCTGGAAGAAGGATGGCATCCGCGTGAAGGGCAGGGTGCAGGCAAAGATCGTTCAGGCCTGCGTCGTGACGCTCGACCCGGTACCTGCCGATATCGACGAGCACTTCGAGCAGATCTACGTGCCCGAGAATTCGAAACTCGCCCGGCACCCGGCCAATGATGCTGGCGAAATGGTTCTCGATCCTGACGGGCCGGACCTGCCTGAAACCTTTGCCGGCGACACGATCGACGCGGGAGAGGTGGTGATGGAATTCGCCGCGCTGGCGATTGATCCCTATCCCCGCAGGAAGGGCGCCGAGTTCTCCGGCCATATGGAGGATACCGGCGAAAACGATAAGAAGCCTTCTGCCTTTGCTGTGCTCAAGGATTGGCAGAAGGACTGA